From a single Syntrophobacterales bacterium genomic region:
- the ruvB gene encoding Holliday junction branch migration DNA helicase RuvB, whose translation MEDDVKKSDSLLISPKNPLTIPEVIAEDDGYDLSLRPKTIAEYIGQEKIKMNLSVFIEAAKQRKESLDHVLLYGPPGLGKTTLAYIMAREMGVDIKITSGPVIERPGDLAAILTNLHENDVLFIDEIHRLSHVVEEILYPAMEDFYIDIIIGQGPSARSMKLDIPKFTMIGATTRAGLLTSPLRDRFGMSFRFEFYTPEELSIIICRSARILGVDIGAEGAAELARRSRGTPRIANRLLRRVRDFAQVRADGIINRDVAEQALAMLDVDEKGFDQMDRNILLAVIDKFGGGPVGIDNLSSAIGEERETIEDVYEPYLIQEGYLQRTARGRIATRLAYKHFGRQWAEANQGGLF comes from the coding sequence ATGGAAGATGACGTGAAGAAATCCGATTCCCTATTGATATCGCCCAAGAATCCCCTTACAATTCCAGAAGTTATTGCCGAAGATGATGGTTACGACCTCTCCCTGCGCCCCAAAACCATTGCCGAATATATAGGACAAGAGAAGATTAAAATGAATCTCTCCGTTTTCATCGAGGCTGCCAAACAAAGAAAAGAGTCCCTTGATCATGTTCTTTTATACGGTCCTCCCGGGCTGGGAAAAACCACACTTGCCTACATTATGGCGAGGGAAATGGGTGTTGACATAAAGATTACCTCCGGGCCGGTTATCGAAAGGCCGGGGGACCTTGCCGCAATTCTTACCAATCTGCACGAAAATGACGTCCTTTTCATTGATGAGATTCATCGCCTGTCGCATGTGGTGGAAGAGATACTCTATCCCGCGATGGAGGATTTCTACATAGATATAATAATCGGGCAGGGACCATCCGCCCGTTCGATGAAGCTTGATATCCCGAAATTTACGATGATCGGGGCCACGACAAGGGCTGGCCTTCTGACTTCGCCGCTCAGGGATCGCTTCGGCATGAGTTTCCGGTTCGAGTTCTACACGCCGGAGGAGCTTTCCATCATCATCTGTCGCTCGGCCAGGATTCTGGGGGTAGATATCGGGGCGGAGGGAGCGGCGGAGCTGGCCCGGCGTTCCCGGGGTACGCCCCGAATTGCCAACCGTCTCTTGAGGAGGGTGAGGGATTTTGCCCAGGTGCGGGCCGATGGCATTATAAACAGGGACGTAGCAGAACAGGCCCTCGCAATGCTCGATGTCGATGAGAAGGGATTTGATCAGATGGATCGCAATATTCTGCTTGCGGTAATCGACAAGTTTGGCGGCGGTCCGGTCGGCATCGACAACCTTTCCTCGGCAATCGGCGAAGAGCGGGAGACGATCGAAGACGTATATGAGCCCTACCTTATTCAGGAGGGTTATCTGCAAAGAACCGCCCGGGGAAGAATCGCGACCAGGCTCGCATATAAGCATTTCGGGCGGCAATGGGCCGAGGCAAATCAAGGTGGGCTATTTTGA
- the lpxC gene encoding UDP-3-O-acyl-N-acetylglucosamine deacetylase, producing MFLQRTVKNEIACKSVGLHSGRKIEMLIRPAGVDEGIVFVRTDLPARNKIKADVHNVVDTTLATTLGANGATVSTVEHLMSAFSGMGVDNATVEIDASELPIMDGSARPFVELLRNVGTRPQGKVKKFLVIKKQVAVSEGEGSAMFIPSSEFEITYDIEFKHKDIGAQSYNLKFSDVSYEKEISAARTFGFLRDVEYLQARGLALGGSLKNAIVLDENRIINKEGLRFPDEFVRHKILDSIGDLALLGIPIIGHFVASKSGHRLNNLLLKELLLRQDCWVLVNKFNIEGMLLKRESLRAPSFAVGNLSAV from the coding sequence ATGTTTCTGCAAAGAACGGTAAAAAATGAGATAGCATGCAAAAGTGTCGGTTTGCACTCCGGAAGAAAGATTGAAATGCTAATTCGACCGGCGGGCGTTGATGAGGGGATTGTTTTTGTCCGCACGGACCTGCCTGCTCGCAACAAAATCAAGGCGGATGTCCATAACGTTGTTGATACAACGCTTGCGACGACCCTTGGCGCCAATGGCGCCACCGTTTCGACGGTTGAACACCTTATGTCCGCGTTCAGCGGCATGGGCGTTGACAATGCAACAGTTGAGATTGACGCTTCCGAATTGCCGATTATGGACGGCAGCGCTCGACCGTTCGTGGAACTCCTGAGAAATGTCGGCACGAGGCCGCAGGGGAAAGTAAAAAAATTTTTGGTTATCAAGAAGCAGGTAGCGGTTTCCGAGGGGGAGGGCTCCGCCATGTTTATCCCGTCCTCGGAATTTGAGATAACCTATGATATTGAATTTAAACATAAAGATATTGGAGCTCAGTCATACAATCTTAAATTTTCGGACGTTTCGTACGAAAAAGAAATCAGCGCGGCAAGAACCTTTGGGTTTCTGCGCGATGTGGAGTACCTGCAGGCCCGGGGATTGGCGCTGGGCGGTTCTCTTAAAAACGCCATAGTTCTTGATGAAAACCGGATTATCAATAAGGAAGGGCTCCGTTTTCCGGACGAGTTTGTGAGACACAAAATACTTGATTCGATAGGAGATCTGGCATTGCTGGGGATTCCCATTATTGGTCATTTTGTGGCTTCAAAATCCGGTCACCGCTTGAACAACCTGCTTCTCAAAGAACTGCTGCTGCGGCAGGATTGCTGGGTTCTTGTGAATAAAT
- the ruvC gene encoding crossover junction endodeoxyribonuclease RuvC, with protein sequence MGIDPGSKVTGYGVVEAVRSRFECVFYGEIKPSRGAGLSVCLMEVYSGIKEAIRRSNPEILVIEDIFYGKNVHSLIKQGHVRGVAVLAGAQEGLAVYEYSPLEIKKAVAGYGFAEKRQVQMMVKNILKLTELPPPDAADALAAAICHINFLKTEQV encoded by the coding sequence TTGGGTATTGATCCGGGTAGTAAAGTTACTGGTTACGGTGTTGTCGAGGCGGTAAGGAGCAGATTTGAGTGCGTTTTTTATGGAGAGATCAAACCGTCAAGGGGCGCCGGTCTGTCGGTATGTCTGATGGAAGTGTACAGTGGGATAAAAGAGGCGATTCGGCGCTCCAACCCTGAGATACTGGTAATCGAAGACATTTTTTATGGCAAGAATGTCCACAGTTTGATTAAGCAGGGACACGTGCGCGGTGTTGCCGTTCTAGCCGGCGCCCAGGAAGGGCTGGCTGTTTATGAATACAGCCCTCTGGAAATAAAAAAGGCCGTCGCCGGATATGGTTTTGCCGAGAAGAGGCAGGTGCAGATGATGGTAAAAAATATCCTTAAATTAACCGAACTTCCTCCCCCGGATGCCGCTGATGCCTTGGCTGCCGCCATCTGTCATATAAATTTTTTAAAGACTGAACAGGTCTGA
- a CDS encoding epoxyqueuosine reductase QueH, with translation MGRGKSRWAILKKILLHTCCAPCTLYPLRILREEGNEVQGLFYNPNIHPYREYKRRLDTLIAYAEQVSFKLLRDDDSYPFEDFLRQVVFHEDDRCRYCYRIRLSRAARTAREHDFDAFSTTLLYSRYQKHDLIRQIAEEEAKKQGVAFLYRDFREGWLEGVQVSQEMGMYRQPYCGCIYSEKERYYRSPKSKTVKPSV, from the coding sequence ATGGGCCGAGGCAAATCAAGGTGGGCTATTTTGAAGAAAATTTTACTCCACACCTGCTGTGCCCCTTGCACGCTCTATCCATTGCGGATCCTCCGCGAGGAGGGCAACGAGGTGCAGGGTCTCTTCTATAATCCCAATATACATCCCTACAGGGAGTATAAAAGACGCCTCGATACGCTGATCGCTTACGCCGAACAGGTCAGCTTTAAGTTGCTGCGGGATGATGATTCGTACCCGTTCGAAGACTTCTTGCGTCAGGTTGTCTTCCATGAAGATGACCGCTGCCGTTACTGCTACCGGATAAGACTTTCGCGCGCGGCGCGTACCGCCCGCGAGCATGACTTTGACGCATTTAGCACCACCCTTTTGTACAGCCGCTATCAAAAACACGACCTGATCAGGCAGATCGCCGAGGAAGAGGCAAAAAAGCAGGGAGTCGCCTTCCTGTATCGTGATTTTCGGGAGGGTTGGCTTGAGGGAGTCCAGGTTTCCCAAGAGATGGGGATGTATCGGCAGCCTTACTGTGGATGCATATACAGTGAGAAGGAACGCTACTATCGCAGCCCCAAAAGTAAAACTGTCAAGCCTTCCGTATGA
- a CDS encoding YebC/PmpR family DNA-binding transcriptional regulator, producing MSGHSKWSTIKRKKGEIDSKRGKIFTKLIKEVTLAARLGGGDIEGNPRLRQAVLDAKEVNMPKDNIDRAIKKGTGELAGAAAYEETTYEGYGPGGVAVLVDVMTDNKNRTVAEIRHILSKHGGNLGENGCVSWMFDKKGSIIIDKKTVGEDELLEVVLEAGADDVRDQDSEWEVITEPVAFENVKKAIADKKWKYLEASVGKIPQNTVKLEETKAEQMLKLMEKLEDNDDVQNVYANFDISDEIMDKLSQ from the coding sequence ATGTCCGGGCATTCTAAATGGAGTACAATCAAAAGGAAAAAGGGCGAAATTGATTCGAAAAGGGGCAAGATATTTACTAAATTGATCAAGGAAGTTACCCTCGCGGCACGACTGGGCGGTGGGGATATCGAGGGCAATCCCCGCTTGCGGCAGGCAGTTCTTGACGCCAAGGAAGTCAACATGCCCAAAGATAATATTGACAGGGCGATAAAGAAGGGCACGGGCGAGCTTGCCGGTGCCGCAGCCTACGAAGAGACTACCTACGAGGGTTATGGACCGGGGGGGGTAGCGGTGCTGGTTGATGTAATGACTGACAATAAAAACAGAACAGTCGCCGAAATACGGCATATTCTTTCCAAGCACGGCGGCAATTTGGGGGAAAATGGCTGCGTGTCATGGATGTTTGACAAAAAGGGCAGTATAATTATCGACAAGAAGACGGTAGGCGAGGATGAGCTCCTGGAAGTTGTCCTGGAAGCGGGAGCCGATGATGTCCGGGATCAGGATTCTGAATGGGAAGTAATCACAGAGCCCGTAGCCTTTGAAAATGTCAAAAAGGCCATAGCGGATAAAAAATGGAAATATCTGGAGGCGAGCGTAGGTAAAATTCCGCAGAATACCGTTAAATTGGAAGAAACCAAGGCCGAGCAGATGTTGAAGCTGATGGAAAAACTTGAAGACAACGACGATGTCCAGAATGTTTATGCCAACTTCGATATTTCCGATGAAATAATGGATAAATTGAGTCAATAG
- the ruvA gene encoding Holliday junction branch migration protein RuvA: MIASLNGIIVQKSLLNCLIDVNGVGYLVYIPLSTFYELPDPGLPVILQTHMYVREDAISLYGFSTEIERDVFQMMISVSGIGPKLAINILSGIPAEEWFRAVAGEDLKRLTAIPGVGRKTAERMILELKDKVVKLGIDNYKSGGMAVPKHEHLKEDALSALVNLGYKGALAKDVVEQIIRENDKLPSIDQVLKRALRILSA; encoded by the coding sequence ATGATTGCTTCGCTAAATGGCATAATTGTTCAGAAATCTCTTTTGAATTGCCTGATCGATGTAAATGGCGTTGGTTACCTTGTGTATATCCCCCTCAGCACCTTTTATGAGCTTCCTGATCCAGGTCTTCCCGTTATCCTGCAAACCCACATGTATGTGCGAGAAGACGCCATCAGCCTTTATGGCTTCAGCACAGAGATTGAGCGGGATGTCTTTCAGATGATGATTTCCGTAAGCGGCATCGGACCCAAGCTGGCGATAAATATTCTTTCCGGGATTCCGGCAGAGGAGTGGTTCAGGGCTGTTGCGGGGGAGGATCTGAAGCGCCTGACCGCCATTCCCGGGGTAGGCCGCAAGACGGCGGAACGGATGATTCTGGAACTAAAGGACAAGGTTGTAAAACTCGGCATAGACAATTACAAATCCGGGGGGATGGCTGTCCCGAAACACGAGCATCTGAAGGAAGACGCTCTTTCCGCGTTAGTCAATCTCGGGTATAAAGGCGCATTGGCTAAAGATGTCGTCGAGCAGATAATAAGGGAAAATGACAAGCTTCCTTCGATCGATCAGGTTCTGAAAAGGGCGTTGCGCATTCTTTCCGCCTGA